A genomic region of Salvelinus namaycush isolate Seneca chromosome 7, SaNama_1.0, whole genome shotgun sequence contains the following coding sequences:
- the gca gene encoding grancalcin → MAYPGYGGYGGTMQGMQLQGMPMQGGPMGGPPQAGYPQNGGGYPGTFAAPPQQPVNDPMWGYFTTIAGQDGEIDAEELQSCLTQTGISGTYTPFSLETCRIMIAMLDRDMTGKLGFNEFKELFAALSGWKQNFMMFDQDRSGTVEPHEMTQSISAMGYRISPQALNAVIKRYSKAGRIYFDDYVACAVKLRALTESFRRRDQMQQGAVNFQYDDFILCTMAI, encoded by the exons ATGGCGTATCCAGGATATGGCGGG TATGGAGGAACAATGCAAGGCATGCAACTCCAGGGTATGCCCATGCAGGGTGGACCCATGGGAGGCCCACCCCAGGCAGGCTACCCCCAGAATGGTGGAGGCTACCCTGGGACCTTTGCTGCTCCTCCTCAGCAGCCTGTTAATGACCCCATGTGGGGGTACTTTACTACCATAGCAGGACAG GATGGTGAGATTGATGCAGAGGAGCTTCAAAGTTGTCTTACACAGACTGGTATCAGTGGCACCTATACTC CCTTCAGTTTGGAGACATGTAGAATCATGATCGCAATGCTggat AGAGACATGACCGGAAAGCTGGGCTTCAATGAGTTCAAGGAGCTGTTTGCTGCCTTGAGTGGCTGGAAGCAGAACTTCATGATGTTCGACCAGGACCGGAGTGGCACGGTGGAACCCCATGAGATGACCCAGTCCATCTCCGCTATGG GCTACAGGATCAGCCCGCAAGCTCTGAACGCTGTCATCAAACGCTACAGCAAGGCTGGCCGAATCTACTTTGACGACTATGTGGCATGTGCTGTGAAGCTTCGCGCCCTCACAG AGAGCTTCAGGAGGAGAGACCAGATGCAGCAGGGGGCTGTCAACTTCCAATACGATGAC TTTATCCTGTGTACAATGGCCATCTGA